Proteins encoded together in one Impatiens glandulifera chromosome 1, dImpGla2.1, whole genome shotgun sequence window:
- the LOC124921932 gene encoding probable serine/threonine-protein kinase PBL3 codes for MGNCLESSAKIDTAQSPSNNSGTSRVSGKRVPPKLTVPSYRENTSVILPTPRSEGEILSSPHTKAFSFNELKNATRNFRPDSLLGEGGFGSVFKGWIDEQTLTASKPGSGVVVAVKKLKPEGFQGHKEWLTEVNYLGQLHHPNLVKLIGYCSEGDNRLLVYEFLPKGSLENHLFRRGAQPLSWAIRIKVAIGAATGLCFLHDNEEQVIYRDFKASNILLDPDFIAKLSDFGLAKAGPTGDRTHVSTQVIGTHGYAAPEYVATGRLTAKSDVYSFGVVLLELLSGRRAVDSTRIGVEHNLVEWAMPYLGDKRKLFRIMDTKLEGQYPQKGAFMAASLALQCLKSEAKARPKMSQVLATLEEIQSLKTASKYSNRRGGGADRSPMNLTPSASPLPAKF; via the exons ATGGGGAATTGTCTAGAATCGTCTGCTAAGATTGATACAGCTCAAAGTCCTTCGAACAATTCTG GAACTTCAAGAGTTTCCGGCAAAAGGGTACCTCCGAAACTGACAGTACCGTCTTATAGAGAAAACACGAGTGTGATTCTTCCAACTCCACGATCAGAAGGAGAAATTCTTTCTTCTCCACATACCAAAGCATTCTCATTTAACGAGCTTAAGAACGCGACTAGAAATTTCCGTCCTGATAGTCTTCTTGGTGAAGGAGGATTCGGTTCTGTCTTTAAAGGTTGGATTGATGAACAAACGTTAACTGCTTCAAAGCCTGGATCTGGTGTTGTTGTTGCTGTGAAGAAACTTAAACCTGAAGGATTTCAAGGTCACAAGGAGTGGTTg ACTGAAGTTAACTATCTTGGCCAACTTCATCATCCTAATCTGGTGAAATTGATTGGATACTGTTCTGAAGGTGATAATAGGCTCTTGGTTTATGAATTCCTTCCAAAAGGAAGCTTGGAGAATCATCTTTTTAGAA GAGGGGCTCAACCTCTTTCATGGGCTATAAGGATCAAAGTGGCAATAGGAGCTGCAACAGGCCTTTGTTTCTTACATGATAATGAGGAGCAAGTTATATATCGTGATTTCAAGGCttcgaatattcttctagatcCG GATTTCATTGCGAAACTATCGGACTTTGGGTTGGCTAAGGCAGGACCAACGGGTGATAGGACACACGTCTCGACTCAAGTTATAGGTACCCATGGTTATGCAGCCCCTGAATATGTTGCCACAG GTCGTTTAACTGCAAAAAGTGATGTCTATAGCTTCGGTGTGGTTTTATTGGAATTATTGTCTGGTCGTCGAGCAGTTGATAGTACGAGGATTGGTGTGGAACATAATCTAGTGGAGTGGGCAATGCCTTATTTGGGAGATAAACGAAAATTGTTTCGAATTATGGACACGAAATTGGAAGGGCAATATCCTCAAAAGGGAGCTTTTATGGCTGCTAGCCTTGCACTTCAATGTTTGAAATCTGAGGCTAAAGCACGCCCAAAAATGTCTCAAGTTTTAGCTACTTTAGAAGAGATTCAGTCACTGAAAACTGCATCCAAGTACTCAAACCGTCGTGGTGGTGGTGCTGATCGATCTCCGATGAATCTGACACCTTCCGCCTCTCCATTGCCAGCCAAGTTTTGA